One Clupea harengus chromosome 3, Ch_v2.0.2, whole genome shotgun sequence DNA window includes the following coding sequences:
- the LOC116219987 gene encoding septin-1-like has product MSSTSNSSSKYQDIISKSVLISSGSPHVYQLRPKKETFGTMTRMTIGKKNVGKLNTIIFFVGETGSGKSTLINALTNYAMGVKWEDNLRFDLINDEKMDTSECQTSDVRVYEIFGFEDETLPFSLTLVDTPGFGDTSGVEKDAFIFQRLCDLLQSEDGVLEAHAVALVLKASDNRLSDRLMYILDSLMSLFGKDMEDNIVALITHSSGRTPKNVLKFLETAQIKCAKNEKNQPPNFLFDNCLTEDRTEEEDNLKSAHETSMRGMRKFADFLGKIQPRRLGTTCEVLKQRIGLTACIQNLKERIKLSELKQTEISGWWFLMMELPSVLSVKRIVTILDAQRPRVLKSVMS; this is encoded by the exons ATGTCATC GACTAGTAACAGCTCATCCAAATACCAGGACATCATCTCCAAAAGTGTTCTGATCAGTTCAGGATCTCCTCACGTCTACCAGCTGAGACCAAAGAAAGAGACGTTTGGAACTATGACAAGAATGACTattggtaaaaaaaatgtgggaaAGCTAAATACAATCATCTTCTTTGTGGGTGAAACAGGATCAGGAAAATCTACTCTGATCAATGCTCTGACCAACTATGCCATGGGAGTGAAGTGGGAGGATAACCTCAGGTTTGATCTCATTAACGACGAGAAGATGGATACATCAGAATGTCAAACATCAGATGTGAGAGTGTACGAGATCTTTGGTTTTGAAGATGAaactcttcccttctctctgacCCTCGTTGATACCCCTGGATTTGGAGACACCAGCGGGGTCGAAAAAGATGCTTTCATCTTTCAAAGATTATGTGACCTGCTTCAATCAGAGGATGGAGTTCTTGAAGCTCATGCAGTGGCTCTGGTGCTGAAGGCATCAGATAATCGACTGAGTGACCGACTTATGTACATCCTTGATTCATTGATGTCTTTGTTTGGAAAAGACATGGAGGACAACATCGTagctctcatcacacactcaagtgGGAGAACACCTAAAAATGTTCTTAAATTTCTTGAAACTGCTCAAATTAAATGTGCCAAAAATGAGAAGAATCAGCCTCCTAACTTCCTGTTTGATAACTGCCTGACAGAAGATCGAACAGAGGAGGAAGATAACTTGAAATCGGCTCATGAAACTTCAATGAGAGGAATGAGAAAGTTTGCAGACTTTCTGGGAAAAATACAACCTCGAAGACTGGGGACAACTTGTGAGGTTCTCAAGCAGCGCATCGGACTGACTGCCTGCATCCAAAACTTGAAAGAAAGAATCAAGCTGTCTGAactgaaacagacagaaatcAGTGGTTGGTGGTTTTTAATGATGGAGCTACCATCTGTACTGTCTGTGAAGAGAATTGTCACTATCCTGGATGCACAAAGGCCAAGAGTGCTGAAAAGTGTGATGTCATGA